In Mangifera indica cultivar Alphonso chromosome 1, CATAS_Mindica_2.1, whole genome shotgun sequence, a single genomic region encodes these proteins:
- the LOC123215548 gene encoding protein DETOXIFICATION 27-like isoform X2: MPSYGTLEETKVPLLEHLSSSSPVDSKDEQNNYEDQDFKTRFWIESKKLWYIIGPAIFSRLASYSMLVITQSFAGHLGDLELAAISISNNVIVGFDFGLLLGMASALETLCGQAYGAKKYCMLGVYMQRSWIVLFLCCVLLLPLYLFASPFLKVLGQPKDVAELSGVVAMWMIPLHFSFAFQFPLQRFLQSQLKTMVIAWVSLVALLVHIIVSWLFVYGMELGVIGTAVTLNFSWWVLTIGLFGYACCGGCPLSWNGLSIEAFSGLWEFVKLSAASGVMLCLENWYYRILILMTGNLKNAEIAVDALSICMAINGWEMMIPFAFFAGAGGGCRIRMAIICGLYKLGLLLSNWSASWICDGMGLSTRCHGNLGWDDFWRDSDSNLDTRHNNCEVRLG; encoded by the exons ATGCCTAGTTACGGTACATTAGAAGAAACAAAGGTTCCTTTGTTAGAACATTTATCATCATCTTCACCTGTCGACTCCAAAGatgaacaaaataattatgaagATCAAGATTTTAAAACAAGGTTTTGGATTGAATCAAAGAAGTTATGGTATATAATTGGTCCAGCCATCTTCAGCCGCCTCGCCTCCTACTCTATGCTTGTCATCACCCAATCTTTTGCAGGTCATTTGGGTGATCTTGAGCTCGCTGCTATATCCATTTCCAATAATGTCATAGTTGGTTTCGACTTTGGTCTCTTG TTGGGAATGGCAAGTGCACTAGAAACACTATGTGGACAAGCTTATGGCGCAAAAAAGTATTGCATGTTGGGTGTGTATATGCAACGTTCATGGATCGTGCTATTCTTGTGTTGTGTTTTGCTTTTGCCTTTGTATCTATTTGCCTCACCTTTCTTAAAGGTGTTGGGGCAGCCAAAGGATGTTGCAGAGCTATCTGGGGTGGTTGCTATGTGGATGATACCTCTTCATTTCAGCTTTGCGTTTCAATTTCCTTTACAGAGATTCTTGCAAAGCCAGCTTAAAACTATGGTGATTGCCTGGGTGTCGTTGGTGGCCTTATTGGTTCATATAATTGTGAGCTGGCTATTTGTATACGGGATGGAACTGGGTGTGATTGGTACAGCTGTTACTTTGAATTTTTCCTGGTGGGTTTTGACTATTGGTCTCTTTGGTTATGCTTGTTGTGGTGGCTGTCCTCTCAGTTGGAATGGTTTATCCATTGAAGCCTTTTCTGGTCTTTGGGAGTTTGTTAAACTCTCTGCTGCTTCTGGTGTAATGCTATG CTTGGAGAATTGGTACTATAGAATATTGATACTGATGACTGGAAATCTGAAGAATGCAGAGATCGCTGTTGATGCTTTATCAATTTg TATGGCAATCAATGGATGGGAGATGATGATTCCATTTGCATTCTTCGCTGGAGCCGG GGGTGGCTGTAGGATCAGGATGGCAATCATCTGTGGCTTATATAAACTTGGGCTGTTACTATCTAATTGGAGTGCCTCTTGGATTTGTGATGGGATGGGGCTTTCAACAAGGTGTCATG GGAATTTGGGCTGGGATGATTTTTGGAGGGACAGCGATTCAAACCTTGATACTCGTCATAATAACTGTGAGGTGCGACTGGGATAA
- the LOC123215548 gene encoding protein DETOXIFICATION 27-like isoform X1 yields the protein MPSYGTLEETKVPLLEHLSSSSPVDSKDEQNNYEDQDFKTRFWIESKKLWYIIGPAIFSRLASYSMLVITQSFAGHLGDLELAAISISNNVIVGFDFGLLLGMASALETLCGQAYGAKKYCMLGVYMQRSWIVLFLCCVLLLPLYLFASPFLKVLGQPKDVAELSGVVAMWMIPLHFSFAFQFPLQRFLQSQLKTMVIAWVSLVALLVHIIVSWLFVYGMELGVIGTAVTLNFSWWVLTIGLFGYACCGGCPLSWNGLSIEAFSGLWEFVKLSAASGVMLCLENWYYRILILMTGNLKNAEIAVDALSICMAINGWEMMIPFAFFAGAGVRVANELGAGNGKGAKFATTVAVVTSVVIGLLFWLLIMIFHNELALIFTSSVPVLKAVNKLSILLAFTILLNSVQPILSGVAVGSGWQSSVAYINLGCYYLIGVPLGFVMGWGFQQGVMGIWAGMIFGGTAIQTLILVIITVRCDWDKEAEKARLHVRKWSETM from the exons ATGCCTAGTTACGGTACATTAGAAGAAACAAAGGTTCCTTTGTTAGAACATTTATCATCATCTTCACCTGTCGACTCCAAAGatgaacaaaataattatgaagATCAAGATTTTAAAACAAGGTTTTGGATTGAATCAAAGAAGTTATGGTATATAATTGGTCCAGCCATCTTCAGCCGCCTCGCCTCCTACTCTATGCTTGTCATCACCCAATCTTTTGCAGGTCATTTGGGTGATCTTGAGCTCGCTGCTATATCCATTTCCAATAATGTCATAGTTGGTTTCGACTTTGGTCTCTTG TTGGGAATGGCAAGTGCACTAGAAACACTATGTGGACAAGCTTATGGCGCAAAAAAGTATTGCATGTTGGGTGTGTATATGCAACGTTCATGGATCGTGCTATTCTTGTGTTGTGTTTTGCTTTTGCCTTTGTATCTATTTGCCTCACCTTTCTTAAAGGTGTTGGGGCAGCCAAAGGATGTTGCAGAGCTATCTGGGGTGGTTGCTATGTGGATGATACCTCTTCATTTCAGCTTTGCGTTTCAATTTCCTTTACAGAGATTCTTGCAAAGCCAGCTTAAAACTATGGTGATTGCCTGGGTGTCGTTGGTGGCCTTATTGGTTCATATAATTGTGAGCTGGCTATTTGTATACGGGATGGAACTGGGTGTGATTGGTACAGCTGTTACTTTGAATTTTTCCTGGTGGGTTTTGACTATTGGTCTCTTTGGTTATGCTTGTTGTGGTGGCTGTCCTCTCAGTTGGAATGGTTTATCCATTGAAGCCTTTTCTGGTCTTTGGGAGTTTGTTAAACTCTCTGCTGCTTCTGGTGTAATGCTATG CTTGGAGAATTGGTACTATAGAATATTGATACTGATGACTGGAAATCTGAAGAATGCAGAGATCGCTGTTGATGCTTTATCAATTTg TATGGCAATCAATGGATGGGAGATGATGATTCCATTTGCATTCTTCGCTGGAGCCGG AGTGCGAGTTGCGAATGAGCTTGGGGCTGGGAATGGAAAAGGAGCCAAATTTGCTACAACGGTAGCAGTAGTGACATCCGTCGTTATTGGCCTCTTGTTTTGGCTACTGATAATGATCTTTCACAATGAGCTTGCTTTGATATTCACTTCAAGTGTTCCTGTCTTAAAAGCAGTAAACAAACTATCAATTCTATTAGCATTCACTATTCTACTCAACAGTGTTCAACCAATTCTCTCAG GGGTGGCTGTAGGATCAGGATGGCAATCATCTGTGGCTTATATAAACTTGGGCTGTTACTATCTAATTGGAGTGCCTCTTGGATTTGTGATGGGATGGGGCTTTCAACAAGGTGTCATG GGAATTTGGGCTGGGATGATTTTTGGAGGGACAGCGATTCAAACCTTGATACTCGTCATAATAACTGTGAGGTGCGACTGGGATAAAGAG GCCGAGAAAGCAAGGCTTCATGTGAGGAAATGGTCAGAAACGATGTAA